One window of the Equus caballus isolate H_3958 breed thoroughbred chromosome 2, TB-T2T, whole genome shotgun sequence genome contains the following:
- the HAND2 gene encoding heart- and neural crest derivatives-expressed protein 2, translated as MSLVGGFPHHPVVHHEGYPFAAAAAAAAAAAASRCSHEENPYFHGWLIGHPEMSPPDYSMALSYSPEYASGAAGLDHSHYGGVPPGAGPPGLGGPRPVKRRGTANRKERRRTQSINSAFAELRECIPNVPADTKLSKIKTLRLATSYIAYLMDLLAKDDQNGEAEAFKAEIKKTDVKEEKRKKELNEILKSTVSSNDKKTKGRTGWPQHVWALELKQ; from the exons ATGAGTCTGGTAGGGGGCTTCCCCCACCACCCGGTGGTGCACCATGAAGGCTATCCgttcgccgccgccgccgccgctgctgccgccgccgccgccagccgCTGCAGCCACGAGGAGAACCCCTACTTCCATGGCTGGCTCATCGGCCACCCCGAGATGTCGCCCCCCGATTACAGCATGGCCCTGTCCTATAGCCCCGAGTACGCCAGCGGCGCCGCCGGCCTGGACCACTCCCATTACGGGGGGGTGCCGCCGGGCGCCGGGCCCCCGGGCCTGGGGGGGCCGCGCCCGGTGAAGCGTCGGGGCACAGCCAACCGCAAGGAGCGGCGCAGGACTCAGAGCATCAACAGCGCCTTCGCCGAACTGCGCGAGTGCATCCCCAACGTGCCCGCCGACACCAAACTCTCCAAGATCAAGACTCTGCGCCTGGCCACCAGCTACATCGCCTACCTCATGGACCTGCTGGCCAAGGACGACCAGAACGGCGAGGCGGAGGCCTTCAAGGCGGAGATCAAGAAGACAGatgtgaaagaagagaagaggaagaaggagctg aacGAAATCTTGAAAAGCACAGTGAGCAGCAACGACAAGAAAACCAAAGGCCGGACGGGCTGGCCGCAGCACGTCTGGGCCCTGGAGCTCAAGCAgtga